Proteins encoded within one genomic window of Megalopta genalis isolate 19385.01 chromosome 10, iyMegGena1_principal, whole genome shotgun sequence:
- the Uggt gene encoding UDP-glucose-glycoprotein glucosyltransferase isoform X3, with protein MWSNIIFCLLLLCTTHLKADKKVNKYVTTLIDAKWRETPLILEAAEYLHDESPNYFWKFIDTFADNDFRNATERDNYNAIIAFAEEFLSLSEVALLKLGLSLRIYSARVEMFTQMAQNKNISKFDCYNVVDIGGRFTCSIEELEELVNQETWLNPDTYSVDHSYRASQQPEKVIILYGQVGTPNFATFHEKLKHLAETKGFNYILRHYLKDRVDKNVRLSGYGVELQMKSTEYKATDDSDIKDNAGKDSETSDDGTEEVDGINFITLKNLYPDKQAELDKLQTHLLETSHEIGALKVWQFQELSHQAAERIMNSPMSEAINVLTDISQNFPMQAKSLIRTKVNNEMKKEMKLNQAIFSLNLNIQPTDTALFVNGLFFDLDAVDVLSLLESLRSELRVMESLRKIGFSNTKMSKLLSLDLSTNMDKQEFAMDIRDSAIIWVNDIEQDSTYARWPAWLTELLRPTFPGMLRNIRRNLYNLVLIIDPLSAESTPLVSLAESLLLHATPLRVGFVFVTNSDTSAIGLTDPSVAVNSAYHYFAEVIGSIQALQFLIDLGNHIGPKGATLDSVKKAIKAQDVSANINYILGEESEYDVGRHLASDFVKRSGFKKFPQALINGVPLSSDQLNADSFKEAVLSTIMSQTPALQKAVYRGELTERDDVVDYIMNQPNVMPRLNERILKAEKHTWLNLIGTAPSDENYTKWSPEDYSTWLMNRLHYLYMPRRTSVHHLYSFWVVTDLKSPAGRLLLRETLDYLESNVHIRITIIVNPTTDENDNYQNAKPDINEVVLAALNSLPVEEAKPFIRRVIQENFADDIAKGDFQVEDEAVREQLKKQVNELSIHRQYVKAVLNMEAGARAIVCNGRLVGPFDDNEGFTSEDLSLLERFSHSSYGEKLFKKLIKEQLLEDDEYEKNKVTDDMIMKITSLLVSHPQTRSRFDVLFHGDDHSSIKIPAANPDEVAFSLVAIVDPVSRGAQKLGPILKTLQQSLNCNIKVFLNCLDKNSDMPLKSFYRFVFEPHLQFSADGHINGAMAKFTKLPTSSLLTQNIHAPENWLVEVVRSVYDLDNIKLDNVAIGVHSELELEHLLLEGHCFEALMGNPPRGLQFTLGTEKQPLMVDTIVMANLGYFQLKANPGEWLLRLRQGRSAEIYDFTTVGGQDVIQKGNDVKVVISSLRSHVLKVKVSKKPDKIGMDLLSEDEKNSGFWNSISSFSKFWPFTANEESDDEDEKLNIFSLASGHLYERFLKIMMLSVIKHTKTPVKFWFLKNYLSPTLKDFLPHMAKEYGFEYELVQYKWPRWLIQQTEKQRTIWGYKILFLDVLFPLNVKKIIFVDADQVVRADLKELATMDLGGAPYAYTPFCDSRTEMDGFRFWKQGYWRSHLQGRAYHISALYVVHLKRFRRIAAGDRLRGQYQALSQDPNSLANLDQDLPNNMIHQVAIKTLPQEWLWCETWCDDTSKKYAKTIDLCNNPMTKEAKLQAAIRILPEWVGYDEEIKTLQQKVENQNRQTEKDEHDILEEEEEEKEEEVAEDAKHEEL; from the exons ATGTggtcaaatataatattttgtctGCTACTTTTATGTACAACACATCTCAAAGCAGATAAAAAAGTCAATAAATATGTGACCACTTTAATCGATGCAAAATGGAGAGAAACACCTTTGATACTTGAAGCAGCCGAGTATCTACATGATGAAAGTCCAAATTATTTTTGGAAATTTATAGACACTTTTGCTGACAATGATTTTAGAAATG CTACAGAGAGAGATAATTATAATGCTATTATTGCATTTGCCGAAGAGTTTTTATCACTGTCAGAGGTAGCTTTACTTAAATTAGGACTATCTTTGCGTATTTATTCTGCACGAGTGGAAATGTTTACACAAATGGCTCAAAATAAGAATATTTCCAAGTTTGACTGTTATAATGTAGTGGACATCGGCGGAAGATTCACATGTTCAATAGAAGAATTGGAAGAACTAGTTAACCag GAGACATGGTTGAATCCTGATACTTACAGTGTAGATCATAGCTATCGTGCATCTCAACAGCCTGAAAAAGTTATTATATTGTACGGACAAGTTGGAACTCCAAATTTTGCAACCTTTCATGAAAAGTTGAAACACCTTGCAGAAACCAAAGGGTTCAATTACATTTTGAGGCATTATTTAAAG GATAGAGTAGATAAGAATGTACGTTTATCAGGATATGGCGTGGAATTGCAAATGAAGTCTACAGAATATAAAGCCACGGATGATTCGGATATTAAAGATAATGCTGGCAAAGATTCTGAAACGTCTGACGATGGTACGGAAGAAGTAGATGGAATCAACTTTATAACTTTAAA GAATTTGTATCCTGATAAGCAAGCAGAGTTAGATAAATTGCAAACTCATTTACTGGAAACTAGTCATGAAATTGGTGCTTTAAAAGTCTGGCAATTTCAAGAGCTAAGTCACCAGGCAGCTGAAAGGATAATGAACTCTCCGATGAGCGAGGCTATTAACGTTTTGACTGATATTTCGCAAAACTTTCCCATGCAA GCGAAGTCTTTAATCAGGACGAAAGTAAACAACGAAATGAAAAAGGaaatgaaactgaatcaagcaattttttctttaaatttgaACATTCAACCCACCGATACTGCGCTCTTTGTGAATGGATTGTTCTTTGATTTGGACGCCGTAGATGTGCTCAGTCTTCTGGAATCGCTGAGGAGCGAGCTCAGAGTAATGGAATCCCTTCGTAAAATTG GATTCAGCAATACGAAGATGAGCAAATTACTGTCATTAGATTTGTCTACAAATATGGATAAGCAAGAATTTGCAATGGATATAAGAGATTCGGCTATAATTTGGGTAAATGATATCGAACAGGATTCAACATATGCAAGATGGCCGGCATGGTTAACAGAATTACTGAGGCCAACTTTTCCGGGAATGCTACGGAATATTCGAAGAAACTTGTACAATTTG GTTCTAATAATCGATCCATTAAGCGCGGAATCCACCCCCCTGGTATCTCTCGCAGAGTCTTTACTTTTGCATGCCACCCCATTACGAGTGGGCTTTGTATTTGTAACGAATTCTGATACTTCGGCAATCGGATTAACAGATCCTAGTGTTGCAGTGAACAGTGCGTATCATTACTTTGCCGAGGTTATAGGTTCGATACAGGCTCTACAATTTTTGATAGAC TTGGGAAATCATATTGGGCCAAAGGGAGCAACCCTGGACAGCGTAAAGAAAGCTATAAAAGCACAAGATGTGTCTGCCAATATCAACTATATTCTCGGCGAGGAATCCGAGTACGACGTTGGACGTCATTTAGCCAGCGATTTCGTAAAACGATCTGGTTTCAAAAAATTTCCGCAAGCTTTAATTAACGGCGTACCATTGTCCTCGGACCAATTGAATGCCGACTCGTTCAAAGAAGCTGTTCTCTCTACTATCATGTCGCAAACCCCGGCGCTACAGAAAGCAGTGTATCGGGGCGAATTGACCGAAAGAGACGATGTCGTTGATTACATTATGAATCAACCGAACGTTATGCCACG CTTAAACGAACGAATTTTAAAAGCAGAAAAGCATACATGGTTAAACTTGATCGGAACAGCACCCAGCGATGAAAATTACACGAAGTGGAGTCCCGAGGACTACTCAACATGGTTGATGAACAGACTACATTATCTTTATATGCCGCGTCGCACAAGCGTACACCATTTGTATAGCTTTTGGGTCGTAACAGATTTAAAAAGTCCAGCAGGCAGATTATTGTTACGCGAGACTCTCGACTACTTA GAATCCAATGTTCACATCAGAATCACCATAATCGTTAACCCTACAACTGACGAAAATGACAACTATCAGAACGCCAAGCCTGATATTAATGAAGTTGTATTGGCTGCATTGAATAGCTTGCCTGTAGAGGAGGCCAAGCCTTTTATTCGTCGCGTAATTCAGGAAAACTTTGCAGACGATATTGCCAAAGGGGATTTTCAAGTAGAG GACGAAGCTGTGAGAGAACAATTGAAGAAGCAAGTGAACGAACTTTCTATACATCGACAATACGTTAAAGCTGTGTTGAACATGGAAGCGGGTGCACGAGCAATTGTATGCAATGGAAGACTGGTTGGACCGTTTGATGATAACGAGGGATTTACAAGCGAAGATCTCTCCCTGTTGGAAAGATTCAGCCACAGTAGCTATGGCGAGAAGTTATTTAAAAAGTTAATAAAAGAACAGTTGCTCGAAGACGATGAATATG AAAAGAACAAAGTCACGGATGATATGATTATGAAAATCACGTCATTGTTGGTGTCGCATCCTCAGACACGAAGTCGATTCGATGTACTCTTTCACGGTGACGATCACAG TTCCATAAAGATCCCAGCAGCGAATCCAGATGAAGTGGCATTTTCTCTAGTCGCCATCGTGGATCCTGTGTCTCGCGGTGCTCAAAAGCTGGGTCCCATTTTAAAAACTTTACAGCAGTCTCTTAACTGCAACATCAAAGTTTTTCTGAACTGTTTAGACAAGAACAGCGATATGCCATTGAAAAG TTTCTATCGGTTCGTGTTCGAGCCACATTTACAGTTTTCCGCCGATGGTCATATCAATGGAGCAATGGCAAAGTTCACGAAATTGCCCACCTCCTCGTTGTTGACGCAGAACATCCATGCACCCGAAAACTGGTTGGTGGAAGTAGTCAGAAGCGTTTACGATTTGGATAATATTAAGTTGGATAATGTCGCGATTGGAGTACATAG CGAGCTGGAATTGGAGCATTTATTGCTAGAAGGACACTGTTTCGAAGCGTTGATGGGAAATCCACCTCGAGGATTGCAATTCACTCTGGGCACAGAGAAGCAACCATTAATGGTAGACACCATAGTCATGGCGAACTTGGGATACTTTCAACTGAAGGCTAATCCAGGAGAATGGTTGCTGCGGCTTCGGCAAGGCCGATCGGCGGAAATATATGATTTTACTACCGTCGGTGGCCAAGATGTTATACAAAAGGGTAACGACGTCAAAGTCGTCATAAGTTCGTTAAGGAGTCACGTGTTGAAAGTTAAAGTATCCAAGAAACCGGACAAGATTGGAATGGATCTATTGTCAGAGGATGAAAAGAATTCTGGATTTTGGAATTCCATTTCTAG CTTTTCCAAATTTTG gcCGTTCACCGCGAACGAAGAGAGCGACGATGAAGACGAGAAGTTGAACATCTTTTCCTTGGCATCGGGTCATTTGTACGAAAGATTCCTGAAGATTATGATGTTGAGCGTCATAAAACACACAAAGACTCCTGTCAAATTTtggtttttaaaaaattatcttTCACCAACGCTAAAG GATTTCTTGCCGCACATGGCCAAAGAGTATGGCTTCGAGTACGAGCTGGTCCAGTATAAGTGGCCTCGTTGGCTTATTCAACAGACTGAGAAGCAGAGAACGATATGGGGCTACAAAATACTATTTCTGGACGTACTGTTTCCATTAAACGTGAAGAAGATTATATTCGTGGACGCCGATCAG GTGGTGAGAGCGGACTTGAAAGAATTGGCAACGATGGACCTGGGAGGAGCACCGTACGCGTACACTCCGTTCTGCGACAGTAGGACTGAAATGGACGGATTTAGATTCTGGAAGCAAGGGTATTGGCGAAGCCATTTGCAAGGTCGCGCTTATCACATTAGCGCGTTGTATGTGGTGCACTTGAAACGATTTCGACGCATCGCTGCCGGTGATAGATTGAGGGGACAGTATCAAGCACTCAGTCAAGATCCTAACAGCTTGGCAAATTTAGATCAA GATCTCCCGAACAATATGATTCATCAAGTAGCCATAAAAACGCTGCCCCAGGAGTGGCTGTGGTGCGAGACTTGGTGCGACGATACGTCCAAGAAATACGCGAAGACTATAGATTTG TGTAACAACCCAATGACGAAAGAAGCCAAACTGCAGGCCGCCATACGCATTTTGCCGGAATGGGTGGGATACGACGAAGAGATAAAGACCTTGCAACAGAAAGTGGAAAACCAAAATAGACAAACCGAGAAAGATGAGCATG ATATTttggaggaagaagaagaagaaaaagaagaagaagttgCGGAAGACGCGAAACACGAAGAGCTGTGA
- the Uggt gene encoding UDP-glucose-glycoprotein glucosyltransferase isoform X2 encodes MIPLHKVVINNYNCMWSNIIFCLLLLCTTHLKADKKVNKYVTTLIDAKWRETPLILEAAEYLHDESPNYFWKFIDTFADNDFRNATERDNYNAIIAFAEEFLSLSEVALLKLGLSLRIYSARVEMFTQMAQNKNISKFDCYNVVDIGGRFTCSIEELEELVNQETWLNPDTYSVDHSYRASQQPEKVIILYGQVGTPNFATFHEKLKHLAETKGFNYILRHYLKDRVDKNVRLSGYGVELQMKSTEYKATDDSDIKDNAGKDSETSDDGTEEVDGINFITLKNLYPDKQAELDKLQTHLLETSHEIGALKVWQFQELSHQAAERIMNSPMSEAINVLTDISQNFPMQAKSLIRTKVNNEMKKEMKLNQAIFSLNLNIQPTDTALFVNGLFFDLDAVDVLSLLESLRSELRVMESLRKIGFSNTKMSKLLSLDLSTNMDKQEFAMDIRDSAIIWVNDIEQDSTYARWPAWLTELLRPTFPGMLRNIRRNLYNLVLIIDPLSAESTPLVSLAESLLLHATPLRVGFVFVTNSDTSAIGLTDPSVAVNSAYHYFAEVIGSIQALQFLIDLGNHIGPKGATLDSVKKAIKAQDVSANINYILGEESEYDVGRHLASDFVKRSGFKKFPQALINGVPLSSDQLNADSFKEAVLSTIMSQTPALQKAVYRGELTERDDVVDYIMNQPNVMPRLNERILKAEKHTWLNLIGTAPSDENYTKWSPEDYSTWLMNRLHYLYMPRRTSVHHLYSFWVVTDLKSPAGRLLLRETLDYLESNVHIRITIIVNPTTDENDNYQNAKPDINEVVLAALNSLPVEEAKPFIRRVIQENFADDIAKGDFQVEDEAVREQLKKQVNELSIHRQYVKAVLNMEAGARAIVCNGRLVGPFDDNEGFTSEDLSLLERFSHSSYGEKLFKKLIKEQLLEDDEYEKNKVTDDMIMKITSLLVSHPQTRSRFDVLFHGDDHSSIKIPAANPDEVAFSLVAIVDPVSRGAQKLGPILKTLQQSLNCNIKVFLNCLDKNSDMPLKSFYRFVFEPHLQFSADGHINGAMAKFTKLPTSSLLTQNIHAPENWLVEVVRSVYDLDNIKLDNVAIGVHSELELEHLLLEGHCFEALMGNPPRGLQFTLGTEKQPLMVDTIVMANLGYFQLKANPGEWLLRLRQGRSAEIYDFTTVGGQDVIQKGNDVKVVISSLRSHVLKVKVSKKPDKIGMDLLSEDEKNSGFWNSISRPFTANEESDDEDEKLNIFSLASGHLYERFLKIMMLSVIKHTKTPVKFWFLKNYLSPTLKDFLPHMAKEYGFEYELVQYKWPRWLIQQTEKQRTIWGYKILFLDVLFPLNVKKIIFVDADQVVRADLKELATMDLGGAPYAYTPFCDSRTEMDGFRFWKQGYWRSHLQGRAYHISALYVVHLKRFRRIAAGDRLRGQYQALSQDPNSLANLDQDLPNNMIHQVAIKTLPQEWLWCETWCDDTSKKYAKTIDLCNNPMTKEAKLQAAIRILPEWVGYDEEIKTLQQKVENQNRQTEKDEHDILEEEEEEKEEEVAEDAKHEEL; translated from the exons ATGATACCTTTACATAAAGTTgttatcaataattataattgt ATGTggtcaaatataatattttgtctGCTACTTTTATGTACAACACATCTCAAAGCAGATAAAAAAGTCAATAAATATGTGACCACTTTAATCGATGCAAAATGGAGAGAAACACCTTTGATACTTGAAGCAGCCGAGTATCTACATGATGAAAGTCCAAATTATTTTTGGAAATTTATAGACACTTTTGCTGACAATGATTTTAGAAATG CTACAGAGAGAGATAATTATAATGCTATTATTGCATTTGCCGAAGAGTTTTTATCACTGTCAGAGGTAGCTTTACTTAAATTAGGACTATCTTTGCGTATTTATTCTGCACGAGTGGAAATGTTTACACAAATGGCTCAAAATAAGAATATTTCCAAGTTTGACTGTTATAATGTAGTGGACATCGGCGGAAGATTCACATGTTCAATAGAAGAATTGGAAGAACTAGTTAACCag GAGACATGGTTGAATCCTGATACTTACAGTGTAGATCATAGCTATCGTGCATCTCAACAGCCTGAAAAAGTTATTATATTGTACGGACAAGTTGGAACTCCAAATTTTGCAACCTTTCATGAAAAGTTGAAACACCTTGCAGAAACCAAAGGGTTCAATTACATTTTGAGGCATTATTTAAAG GATAGAGTAGATAAGAATGTACGTTTATCAGGATATGGCGTGGAATTGCAAATGAAGTCTACAGAATATAAAGCCACGGATGATTCGGATATTAAAGATAATGCTGGCAAAGATTCTGAAACGTCTGACGATGGTACGGAAGAAGTAGATGGAATCAACTTTATAACTTTAAA GAATTTGTATCCTGATAAGCAAGCAGAGTTAGATAAATTGCAAACTCATTTACTGGAAACTAGTCATGAAATTGGTGCTTTAAAAGTCTGGCAATTTCAAGAGCTAAGTCACCAGGCAGCTGAAAGGATAATGAACTCTCCGATGAGCGAGGCTATTAACGTTTTGACTGATATTTCGCAAAACTTTCCCATGCAA GCGAAGTCTTTAATCAGGACGAAAGTAAACAACGAAATGAAAAAGGaaatgaaactgaatcaagcaattttttctttaaatttgaACATTCAACCCACCGATACTGCGCTCTTTGTGAATGGATTGTTCTTTGATTTGGACGCCGTAGATGTGCTCAGTCTTCTGGAATCGCTGAGGAGCGAGCTCAGAGTAATGGAATCCCTTCGTAAAATTG GATTCAGCAATACGAAGATGAGCAAATTACTGTCATTAGATTTGTCTACAAATATGGATAAGCAAGAATTTGCAATGGATATAAGAGATTCGGCTATAATTTGGGTAAATGATATCGAACAGGATTCAACATATGCAAGATGGCCGGCATGGTTAACAGAATTACTGAGGCCAACTTTTCCGGGAATGCTACGGAATATTCGAAGAAACTTGTACAATTTG GTTCTAATAATCGATCCATTAAGCGCGGAATCCACCCCCCTGGTATCTCTCGCAGAGTCTTTACTTTTGCATGCCACCCCATTACGAGTGGGCTTTGTATTTGTAACGAATTCTGATACTTCGGCAATCGGATTAACAGATCCTAGTGTTGCAGTGAACAGTGCGTATCATTACTTTGCCGAGGTTATAGGTTCGATACAGGCTCTACAATTTTTGATAGAC TTGGGAAATCATATTGGGCCAAAGGGAGCAACCCTGGACAGCGTAAAGAAAGCTATAAAAGCACAAGATGTGTCTGCCAATATCAACTATATTCTCGGCGAGGAATCCGAGTACGACGTTGGACGTCATTTAGCCAGCGATTTCGTAAAACGATCTGGTTTCAAAAAATTTCCGCAAGCTTTAATTAACGGCGTACCATTGTCCTCGGACCAATTGAATGCCGACTCGTTCAAAGAAGCTGTTCTCTCTACTATCATGTCGCAAACCCCGGCGCTACAGAAAGCAGTGTATCGGGGCGAATTGACCGAAAGAGACGATGTCGTTGATTACATTATGAATCAACCGAACGTTATGCCACG CTTAAACGAACGAATTTTAAAAGCAGAAAAGCATACATGGTTAAACTTGATCGGAACAGCACCCAGCGATGAAAATTACACGAAGTGGAGTCCCGAGGACTACTCAACATGGTTGATGAACAGACTACATTATCTTTATATGCCGCGTCGCACAAGCGTACACCATTTGTATAGCTTTTGGGTCGTAACAGATTTAAAAAGTCCAGCAGGCAGATTATTGTTACGCGAGACTCTCGACTACTTA GAATCCAATGTTCACATCAGAATCACCATAATCGTTAACCCTACAACTGACGAAAATGACAACTATCAGAACGCCAAGCCTGATATTAATGAAGTTGTATTGGCTGCATTGAATAGCTTGCCTGTAGAGGAGGCCAAGCCTTTTATTCGTCGCGTAATTCAGGAAAACTTTGCAGACGATATTGCCAAAGGGGATTTTCAAGTAGAG GACGAAGCTGTGAGAGAACAATTGAAGAAGCAAGTGAACGAACTTTCTATACATCGACAATACGTTAAAGCTGTGTTGAACATGGAAGCGGGTGCACGAGCAATTGTATGCAATGGAAGACTGGTTGGACCGTTTGATGATAACGAGGGATTTACAAGCGAAGATCTCTCCCTGTTGGAAAGATTCAGCCACAGTAGCTATGGCGAGAAGTTATTTAAAAAGTTAATAAAAGAACAGTTGCTCGAAGACGATGAATATG AAAAGAACAAAGTCACGGATGATATGATTATGAAAATCACGTCATTGTTGGTGTCGCATCCTCAGACACGAAGTCGATTCGATGTACTCTTTCACGGTGACGATCACAG TTCCATAAAGATCCCAGCAGCGAATCCAGATGAAGTGGCATTTTCTCTAGTCGCCATCGTGGATCCTGTGTCTCGCGGTGCTCAAAAGCTGGGTCCCATTTTAAAAACTTTACAGCAGTCTCTTAACTGCAACATCAAAGTTTTTCTGAACTGTTTAGACAAGAACAGCGATATGCCATTGAAAAG TTTCTATCGGTTCGTGTTCGAGCCACATTTACAGTTTTCCGCCGATGGTCATATCAATGGAGCAATGGCAAAGTTCACGAAATTGCCCACCTCCTCGTTGTTGACGCAGAACATCCATGCACCCGAAAACTGGTTGGTGGAAGTAGTCAGAAGCGTTTACGATTTGGATAATATTAAGTTGGATAATGTCGCGATTGGAGTACATAG CGAGCTGGAATTGGAGCATTTATTGCTAGAAGGACACTGTTTCGAAGCGTTGATGGGAAATCCACCTCGAGGATTGCAATTCACTCTGGGCACAGAGAAGCAACCATTAATGGTAGACACCATAGTCATGGCGAACTTGGGATACTTTCAACTGAAGGCTAATCCAGGAGAATGGTTGCTGCGGCTTCGGCAAGGCCGATCGGCGGAAATATATGATTTTACTACCGTCGGTGGCCAAGATGTTATACAAAAGGGTAACGACGTCAAAGTCGTCATAAGTTCGTTAAGGAGTCACGTGTTGAAAGTTAAAGTATCCAAGAAACCGGACAAGATTGGAATGGATCTATTGTCAGAGGATGAAAAGAATTCTGGATTTTGGAATTCCATTTCTAG gcCGTTCACCGCGAACGAAGAGAGCGACGATGAAGACGAGAAGTTGAACATCTTTTCCTTGGCATCGGGTCATTTGTACGAAAGATTCCTGAAGATTATGATGTTGAGCGTCATAAAACACACAAAGACTCCTGTCAAATTTtggtttttaaaaaattatcttTCACCAACGCTAAAG GATTTCTTGCCGCACATGGCCAAAGAGTATGGCTTCGAGTACGAGCTGGTCCAGTATAAGTGGCCTCGTTGGCTTATTCAACAGACTGAGAAGCAGAGAACGATATGGGGCTACAAAATACTATTTCTGGACGTACTGTTTCCATTAAACGTGAAGAAGATTATATTCGTGGACGCCGATCAG GTGGTGAGAGCGGACTTGAAAGAATTGGCAACGATGGACCTGGGAGGAGCACCGTACGCGTACACTCCGTTCTGCGACAGTAGGACTGAAATGGACGGATTTAGATTCTGGAAGCAAGGGTATTGGCGAAGCCATTTGCAAGGTCGCGCTTATCACATTAGCGCGTTGTATGTGGTGCACTTGAAACGATTTCGACGCATCGCTGCCGGTGATAGATTGAGGGGACAGTATCAAGCACTCAGTCAAGATCCTAACAGCTTGGCAAATTTAGATCAA GATCTCCCGAACAATATGATTCATCAAGTAGCCATAAAAACGCTGCCCCAGGAGTGGCTGTGGTGCGAGACTTGGTGCGACGATACGTCCAAGAAATACGCGAAGACTATAGATTTG TGTAACAACCCAATGACGAAAGAAGCCAAACTGCAGGCCGCCATACGCATTTTGCCGGAATGGGTGGGATACGACGAAGAGATAAAGACCTTGCAACAGAAAGTGGAAAACCAAAATAGACAAACCGAGAAAGATGAGCATG ATATTttggaggaagaagaagaagaaaaagaagaagaagttgCGGAAGACGCGAAACACGAAGAGCTGTGA